The Amycolatopsis viridis genome window below encodes:
- a CDS encoding nitroreductase family protein, with the protein MRKPAESSVPLTDVIAERWSPRALDETREVSWDQLRALLEAARWAASFGNTQPARFLAGRRGDATFRQILGTLTERNQAWAHRAGALLVAVVVTRNDKGEIPYAEYGLGLAAQNLVLQAVAEGLVAHQMAGFDADEVRTRFAVPAFAVPRVAIAVGHAGDPAVLGVAKLIERERSSRRRLPLGEFAYTGEWGAPAF; encoded by the coding sequence ATGCGCAAACCGGCCGAATCCAGTGTTCCCCTGACGGACGTGATCGCCGAGCGGTGGAGCCCGCGGGCGCTCGACGAGACGCGGGAGGTGAGCTGGGACCAGCTGCGGGCGCTGCTGGAGGCGGCGCGGTGGGCGGCGTCGTTCGGCAACACGCAACCGGCGCGGTTCCTCGCCGGGCGGCGCGGGGACGCCACGTTCCGGCAGATCCTCGGCACGCTGACCGAGCGGAACCAGGCGTGGGCACACCGGGCGGGCGCCCTGCTGGTGGCGGTCGTGGTGACCCGCAACGACAAGGGTGAGATCCCCTACGCCGAGTACGGGCTGGGCCTGGCCGCGCAGAACCTCGTGCTCCAGGCGGTCGCGGAGGGCCTGGTGGCGCACCAGATGGCCGGGTTCGACGCGGACGAAGTGCGCACCCGGTTCGCGGTGCCCGCCTTCGCGGTCCCGCGCGTGGCGATCGCCGTCGGGCACGCCGGGGACCCCGCGGTGCTCGGGGTGGCGAAGCTGATCGAGCGGGAACGCTCGTCGCGGCGACGGCTGCCGCTGGGCGAGTTCGCCTACACCGGCGAGTGGGGCGCGCCCGCCTTCTGA
- a CDS encoding mannosyltransferase family protein, with product MSGTAERRGEAAAGLPLNLGGPLSRRSTLLLPALVYLGVRALGVVVLTVFAAVHDTSLWSRLTAWDGEWYLKIAAHGYDLGPIPDAFDVPNPFTSRAFFPAYPFLIRVLTPPFGATAAALIISLVAGLCAAYGLARLGRIVRGGSRRAGHILVALFAATPMSIALSMAYTEALFCALAVWTLVALLERRWELAGVCCLAAGLVRSTALALIIAVAVAAVTALVRRTDGVRPLAALALAPAGLFGYLWWTGLRVHPGAGLAEQLSTWSDLEWQGWLTRFDGGLSTAQFVAEVLTGSNTAMSVLTVGVIAGALAGFVVLVRQRREAVLAVYAAGVMFLCLASSSLMHAKPRFLLPAFTLLVPVAIALAKRRTATVVQVCSAVALLSAWFGAYALTVWEYAV from the coding sequence GTGAGCGGCACCGCGGAACGGCGCGGCGAAGCGGCCGCTGGCCTGCCGCTAAACCTCGGGGGACCGCTGTCGAGACGCAGCACACTCCTGCTGCCGGCGCTGGTCTACCTCGGTGTGCGGGCTCTCGGTGTTGTGGTGCTCACGGTGTTCGCCGCCGTGCACGACACGAGCCTGTGGTCGCGGCTGACCGCGTGGGACGGCGAGTGGTACCTGAAGATCGCCGCCCACGGCTACGACCTCGGCCCCATTCCGGACGCCTTCGACGTGCCGAACCCGTTCACCTCCCGGGCCTTCTTCCCGGCGTACCCGTTCCTGATCCGGGTGCTGACGCCGCCGTTCGGTGCGACCGCAGCCGCGCTGATCATCTCGCTGGTCGCCGGGTTGTGCGCCGCCTACGGCCTGGCCCGGCTCGGGCGGATCGTGCGCGGCGGTTCACGGCGGGCCGGCCACATCCTGGTCGCGTTGTTCGCGGCGACGCCGATGAGCATCGCGTTGTCGATGGCCTACACTGAGGCGCTGTTCTGCGCGCTGGCCGTGTGGACGCTCGTCGCGCTGCTGGAGCGGCGGTGGGAGCTGGCCGGCGTGTGCTGCCTGGCCGCAGGGCTGGTGCGGTCGACCGCGCTGGCGCTGATCATCGCGGTCGCGGTCGCCGCGGTGACCGCACTGGTGCGCCGCACGGACGGTGTCCGGCCGCTGGCCGCGCTGGCGCTGGCCCCCGCCGGGTTGTTCGGTTACCTGTGGTGGACCGGTCTGCGGGTGCACCCGGGCGCCGGCCTGGCCGAGCAGCTGAGCACGTGGTCCGACCTGGAGTGGCAGGGCTGGCTGACGCGGTTCGACGGCGGGCTGTCCACGGCGCAGTTCGTAGCCGAGGTGCTCACCGGCAGCAACACGGCGATGAGCGTGCTGACGGTCGGGGTGATCGCGGGCGCGCTGGCCGGGTTCGTGGTGCTGGTGCGCCAGCGCCGGGAGGCGGTGCTGGCGGTGTACGCCGCCGGGGTCATGTTCCTCTGCCTGGCATCGAGCAGCCTGATGCACGCGAAGCCGCGGTTCCTGCTGCCCGCCTTCACGCTGCTGGTCCCGGTGGCGATCGCGCTGGCGAAGCGGCGGACCGCAACGGTCGTGCAGGTGTGCTCGGCTGTCGCGCTGCTGAGTGCGTGGTTCGGCGCGTACGCGCTCACCGTCTGGGAATATGCCGTGTGA
- a CDS encoding ABC transporter ATP-binding protein: MSLLRVHDLSVVFHRKGTRPFTAVDGVGFEVEPGRTVGLVGESGSGKSVTALAIMGLLPKRGATVSGEVLFEDTDLLQLSDRQLRDRRGRDLGMVFQDPLSSLNPVIPIGLQITEVLERHRKMERKQARVEAADLLDRVGIPDPDRRLSEYPHQLSGGMRQRALIAIALACRPRLLIADEPTTALDVTIQAQILALLSELVRDTGTALIMITHDLGVVAGLCDEVNVMYGGRIVERAERHALFAAARHPYTHGLLSSIPRLDAPRGEKLVPIKGSVADNIPWSQGCAFAPRCPNALDVCREVTPELGADSGGMLRCHNPVGRPVAAGEGVR; encoded by the coding sequence TTGAGTCTTCTGCGAGTACACGACCTGTCGGTGGTGTTCCACCGCAAGGGAACCCGGCCGTTCACGGCGGTCGACGGGGTCGGCTTCGAGGTCGAGCCGGGCCGCACGGTCGGCCTGGTCGGCGAGTCGGGCAGCGGCAAGTCGGTCACTGCGCTGGCGATCATGGGCCTCCTGCCGAAGCGGGGCGCGACCGTCTCCGGCGAGGTCCTGTTCGAGGACACCGACCTGCTGCAGCTGTCCGACCGGCAGCTGCGCGACCGGCGGGGCCGCGACCTCGGCATGGTGTTCCAGGACCCGCTGTCGTCACTGAACCCGGTGATCCCGATCGGTCTGCAGATCACCGAGGTGCTGGAACGGCACCGCAAGATGGAGCGCAAGCAGGCCCGGGTGGAGGCCGCGGACCTGCTCGACCGCGTCGGCATCCCGGACCCGGACCGGCGCCTGTCGGAGTACCCGCACCAGCTCTCCGGCGGCATGCGGCAGCGCGCGCTCATCGCGATCGCGCTGGCCTGCCGCCCGCGGCTGCTGATCGCGGACGAGCCGACGACCGCGCTGGACGTGACGATCCAGGCGCAGATCCTGGCGTTGCTGTCCGAGCTGGTGCGCGACACCGGCACGGCGCTGATCATGATCACCCACGACCTCGGCGTGGTCGCGGGGTTGTGCGACGAGGTGAACGTCATGTACGGCGGGCGGATCGTCGAGCGCGCGGAGCGGCACGCGCTGTTCGCCGCTGCCCGGCACCCGTACACCCACGGCCTGCTGTCCTCGATCCCGCGGCTGGACGCGCCGCGCGGGGAGAAGCTGGTGCCGATCAAGGGCTCCGTCGCGGACAACATCCCGTGGTCGCAGGGTTGCGCGTTCGCGCCGCGCTGCCCGAACGCGCTGGACGTCTGCCGCGAGGTCACGCCCGAGCTCGGCGCGGACTCCGGCGGCATGCTGCGGTGCCACAATCCGGTGGGCCGCCCGGTCGCGGCGGGCGAGGGGGTGCGCTGA
- a CDS encoding DedA family protein, with protein sequence MHIDQWLETIPPLLVYLAVGLVIACESLGVPLPGEIVLVSAALLASQHSGLNPWVVGIVGSGGAIIGDSIGYVIGRKGGQRLFDWAGRKFPKHFGPDHVHTAERMFRKRGMWAVFFGRFVAILRILCGPLAGSLHMHYPRFLLANALGGIAWAGGTTALVYTLGVVAEKWLSRFSYIALVVAIVAGVVISLVVKKRMGRRHEETNSAERASAER encoded by the coding sequence GTGCACATCGACCAGTGGCTGGAGACCATCCCGCCGCTCCTCGTCTACCTGGCAGTGGGCCTGGTGATCGCGTGCGAGAGCCTCGGGGTCCCGCTGCCGGGCGAGATCGTGCTGGTCAGCGCGGCGCTGCTGGCGTCGCAGCACAGCGGGCTGAACCCCTGGGTGGTCGGCATCGTCGGCAGCGGCGGCGCCATCATCGGGGACAGCATCGGTTACGTGATCGGGCGCAAGGGCGGGCAGCGGCTGTTCGACTGGGCCGGGCGGAAATTCCCGAAGCATTTCGGCCCGGACCACGTGCACACCGCGGAACGGATGTTCCGGAAACGGGGCATGTGGGCGGTCTTCTTCGGGCGGTTCGTCGCAATTCTGCGCATTCTGTGCGGTCCGTTGGCCGGGTCGCTGCACATGCACTACCCGCGGTTCCTCCTGGCGAACGCGCTGGGCGGGATCGCCTGGGCCGGCGGCACGACGGCCCTGGTGTACACGCTCGGCGTGGTCGCGGAGAAGTGGCTGTCCCGGTTCTCCTACATCGCGCTGGTTGTCGCCATCGTGGCGGGCGTGGTGATCAGCCTGGTGGTCAAGAAGCGGATGGGCCGGCGTCACGAGGAGACGAACTCGGCCGAGCGCGCCTCCGCCGAGCGCTGA
- a CDS encoding LysR family transcriptional regulator: MDVGRLRVLREFADRGSVTAAAKALHCTPSAVSQQLRALQAEVGLVLTEPAGRGLRLTDAGRTLVVHADEVIAALDRAEAALDVFRSLPHGRVRVAIFPSAALMLLPGLLHRLGEVEGLDVEVRYLDMTPREVPELVADFDIVVTHRDEHAEPFPSARLDVVPLLREPLDVALPGGHRLARRRRVDLTELAGEQWISVDVGFPVDDVLRSLAVRTGVRPQVTQRINDFRIIEALVAAGHGIALLPRYTLAGTWSRRIVRRPLAGIRAARLIEAVLRTGTGTRPPVATVLELLHAEAEAVTRKA; the protein is encoded by the coding sequence ATGGATGTCGGCCGGTTGCGGGTGCTGCGCGAGTTCGCCGACCGGGGCAGCGTGACGGCCGCCGCGAAGGCGTTGCACTGCACGCCCTCGGCGGTGTCGCAGCAGCTCAGGGCATTGCAGGCGGAGGTCGGGCTGGTGTTGACCGAACCGGCCGGGCGCGGTCTGCGGTTGACCGACGCCGGCCGGACGCTGGTGGTGCACGCGGACGAGGTGATCGCCGCGCTGGACCGGGCGGAGGCCGCGCTGGACGTCTTCCGCAGCCTGCCGCACGGGCGGGTGCGGGTGGCGATCTTCCCGTCCGCGGCATTGATGCTGCTGCCCGGTCTGCTGCACCGGTTGGGCGAGGTCGAGGGGCTGGACGTCGAGGTGCGTTACCTCGACATGACCCCGCGCGAGGTGCCGGAGCTGGTGGCGGACTTCGACATCGTGGTCACCCACCGGGACGAGCACGCCGAGCCGTTCCCGTCCGCACGGCTGGACGTGGTGCCGTTGCTGCGGGAACCGCTGGACGTCGCGCTCCCGGGCGGGCACCGGCTGGCCCGCCGGAGGCGGGTGGACCTCACCGAGCTGGCCGGGGAACAGTGGATCTCGGTGGACGTCGGCTTCCCGGTCGACGACGTGCTGCGCTCGCTCGCGGTCCGGACCGGGGTGCGGCCGCAGGTCACGCAGCGCATCAACGACTTCCGGATCATCGAGGCGCTGGTCGCCGCGGGGCACGGTATCGCGCTGCTGCCGCGGTACACGCTCGCCGGTACCTGGTCGAGGCGGATCGTGCGCCGCCCGCTGGCCGGTATCCGCGCGGCGCGCCTCATCGAAGCCGTGTTGCGCACCGGGACCGGCACCCGCCCTCCGGTGGCCACCGTGCTGGAGCTGCTGCACGCCGAAGCCGAGGCGGTGACCCGCAAGGCGTGA
- the leuA gene encoding 2-isopropylmalate synthase, whose protein sequence is MTTSSDPTVSRIRKPSRPAPADQPAWNAQRGSSMPFHRYQPWYKLVENIELPDRTWPDKRIERAPLWCAVDLRDGNQALIDPMSPARKRKFFDLLVRMGYKEIEVGFPAASQTDFDFVREIIEDGAIPEDVRIQVLTQCRPELIERTFASLEGAPQAIVHIYNSTSILQRRVVFREEREGIKKIALQAADLVVEYAQKYSDTDFRFQYSPESYTGTELSYAAEVCNAVTDIWQPTPERPVILNLPATVEMATPNVYADSIEWMGRNLDRRDAVILSLHPHNDRGTGIAAAELGYQAGADRIEGCLFGNGERTGNVDLVALGMNMFSQGIDPQIDFSDIDEIKRTVEYCNQLPVHERTPWGGDLVFTAFSGSHQDAINKGFDALHRAAEKAGVPVDEFPWEVPYLPIDPKDVGRSYEAVIRVNSQSGKGGVAYIMKTEHQLDLPRRLQIEFSQVIQRYTDSEGGEVDPRTMWDAFAREYLEAETPLQLINQHVTANGDYQLRATVRVDGEEQEITGTGNGPIAAFFDALSTVGYDLRLLDYSEHTLTPGDDAKAASYIECAVGDKVFWGIGIDPSIVTASLRAVVSAVNRAHR, encoded by the coding sequence ATGACCACCAGCTCCGATCCCACCGTGAGCCGCATTCGCAAGCCGTCCCGCCCCGCCCCGGCCGACCAGCCCGCGTGGAACGCGCAGCGCGGCAGTTCGATGCCGTTCCACCGGTACCAGCCCTGGTACAAGCTGGTGGAGAACATCGAGCTGCCCGACCGGACCTGGCCCGACAAGCGCATCGAACGCGCGCCGCTGTGGTGCGCGGTGGACCTGCGTGACGGCAACCAGGCCCTGATCGACCCGATGTCGCCGGCGCGCAAGCGCAAGTTCTTCGACCTGCTCGTCCGCATGGGCTACAAGGAGATCGAGGTCGGCTTCCCGGCGGCGAGCCAGACCGACTTCGACTTCGTGCGGGAGATCATCGAGGACGGCGCGATCCCCGAGGACGTGCGCATCCAGGTGCTGACCCAATGCCGCCCGGAGCTGATCGAGCGCACGTTCGCCTCGCTGGAGGGCGCGCCGCAGGCCATCGTGCACATCTACAACTCCACGTCGATCCTGCAGCGCCGCGTGGTGTTCCGCGAGGAGCGCGAGGGCATCAAGAAGATCGCTCTGCAGGCCGCCGACCTGGTGGTGGAGTACGCACAGAAGTACTCCGACACCGACTTCCGGTTCCAGTACTCGCCGGAGTCCTACACCGGCACCGAGCTGTCCTACGCCGCCGAGGTGTGCAACGCGGTCACCGACATCTGGCAGCCCACGCCGGAGCGGCCGGTGATCCTGAACCTGCCCGCGACCGTGGAGATGGCCACCCCGAACGTCTACGCCGACTCGATCGAGTGGATGGGCCGCAACCTGGACCGCCGCGATGCGGTGATCCTCTCGCTGCACCCGCACAACGACCGCGGCACCGGTATCGCGGCCGCGGAGCTGGGCTACCAGGCCGGCGCGGACCGCATCGAGGGCTGCCTGTTCGGCAACGGTGAGCGCACCGGCAACGTGGACCTGGTCGCGCTGGGCATGAACATGTTCAGCCAGGGCATCGACCCGCAGATCGACTTCTCCGACATCGACGAGATCAAGCGCACCGTCGAGTACTGCAACCAGCTGCCCGTGCACGAACGCACCCCGTGGGGCGGCGACCTGGTGTTCACCGCGTTCTCCGGCAGCCACCAGGACGCGATCAACAAGGGCTTCGACGCGCTGCACCGCGCCGCGGAGAAGGCCGGCGTACCGGTCGACGAGTTCCCGTGGGAGGTGCCCTACCTGCCCATCGACCCGAAGGACGTCGGCCGCAGCTACGAGGCCGTCATCCGGGTCAACTCGCAGTCCGGCAAGGGCGGCGTCGCCTACATCATGAAGACCGAGCACCAGCTCGACCTGCCGCGGCGGCTGCAGATCGAGTTCTCCCAGGTCATCCAGCGCTACACCGACAGCGAAGGCGGCGAGGTCGACCCGCGGACCATGTGGGACGCGTTCGCCCGCGAGTACCTGGAGGCCGAGACGCCGCTGCAGCTGATCAACCAGCACGTCACGGCCAACGGCGACTACCAGCTGCGTGCCACCGTCCGCGTGGACGGCGAGGAGCAGGAGATCACCGGTACCGGCAACGGTCCGATCGCGGCGTTCTTCGACGCGCTGTCCACCGTGGGCTACGACCTGCGGCTGCTGGACTACAGCGAGCACACGCTGACCCCCGGCGACGACGCGAAGGCGGCCTCGTACATCGAGTGCGCCGTCGGCGACAAGGTGTTCTGGGGTATCGGGATCGACCCGTCCATCGTGACGGCGTCCCTGCGTGCCGTGGTGTCCGCGGTCAACCGCGCCCACCGCTGA
- a CDS encoding carboxymuconolactone decarboxylase family protein, translating into MAPRIDMAATEIGAKLMKRFANLHTVLQQSTLPVSTQELVSLRASQINGCAPCVDMHTKEAAAAGETAVRLNLVAVWREATVFTAAERAALALVEEGTRLADHHQGVSDETWAQVREHYDDEQITALVALVGLINAANRMNVIVRNQGGSYEPGMLAAVAS; encoded by the coding sequence ATGGCACCCCGCATCGACATGGCCGCCACCGAGATCGGCGCCAAGCTCATGAAGCGGTTCGCCAACCTGCACACGGTGCTCCAGCAGTCGACGCTGCCGGTCTCCACCCAGGAGCTGGTCTCGCTGCGTGCCAGCCAGATCAACGGCTGCGCGCCCTGCGTCGACATGCACACCAAGGAGGCGGCGGCCGCGGGGGAGACCGCGGTCCGGCTGAACCTGGTCGCGGTGTGGCGCGAGGCCACGGTGTTCACCGCGGCGGAGCGTGCGGCGCTGGCACTCGTCGAGGAGGGCACCCGGCTGGCCGACCACCACCAGGGCGTGTCGGACGAGACGTGGGCGCAGGTGCGCGAGCACTACGACGACGAGCAGATCACCGCGCTCGTCGCCCTGGTCGGCCTGATCAACGCGGCCAACCGGATGAACGTGATCGTGCGCAACCAGGGCGGCTCGTACGAGCCCGGCATGCTGGCCGCGGTCGCGAGCTGA
- a CDS encoding EamA family transporter → MSLRDRLLALFVVVLWGLNFIAMHPMLGHFPPLFAGALRFAVIAVPTILFIPRPKVPLRWLIGFGLWFGTGQFAFLFIALTHGMPTGLASLVLQASAPFTVLLGGLFLREPLSARQLSGILAAVAGMGVIAWHRAENAALLPVVLTLLGAVSWAAGNICSRQARPDNPVHLTLWMSVVPPIPMLTLSTIFEGPAAQWHSLATLGTAGGLAGLAGFAYVVLVGTVLGSSIWTVLMRRNPANVVAPFSLLVPVIGMSAAFVALDETPALVEVLAGAVVVAGVLFGSLPRRQRSAEARSAEFVSS, encoded by the coding sequence ATGTCTCTACGCGACCGTCTCCTCGCCCTGTTCGTCGTCGTCCTGTGGGGTCTGAACTTCATCGCGATGCACCCCATGCTCGGCCACTTCCCGCCGCTGTTCGCCGGAGCGCTGCGCTTCGCGGTCATCGCGGTCCCCACGATCCTGTTCATCCCGCGGCCGAAGGTGCCACTGCGCTGGCTGATCGGCTTCGGCCTGTGGTTCGGCACCGGCCAGTTCGCGTTCCTGTTCATCGCGCTCACCCACGGCATGCCGACCGGGCTGGCGTCGCTCGTGCTGCAGGCGTCGGCACCGTTCACCGTCCTGCTCGGCGGCCTCTTCCTGCGGGAACCGCTGTCGGCGCGGCAGCTGAGCGGGATCCTCGCGGCGGTCGCCGGGATGGGCGTGATCGCCTGGCACCGCGCGGAGAACGCGGCGCTGCTGCCGGTCGTGCTCACCCTGCTCGGCGCGGTGAGCTGGGCCGCCGGCAACATCTGCTCGCGCCAGGCCCGGCCGGACAACCCGGTCCACCTCACGCTGTGGATGTCCGTGGTGCCGCCGATCCCGATGCTCACGCTGTCCACGATCTTCGAGGGCCCGGCGGCGCAATGGCACTCGCTGGCCACGCTCGGCACGGCCGGGGGACTGGCCGGGCTGGCCGGGTTCGCCTACGTCGTGCTCGTCGGCACGGTCCTCGGGTCGAGCATCTGGACCGTCCTCATGCGCCGCAACCCGGCGAACGTGGTGGCGCCGTTCTCCCTGCTCGTGCCGGTGATCGGCATGTCCGCCGCGTTCGTCGCGCTGGACGAGACCCCGGCGCTGGTCGAGGTGCTGGCCGGCGCGGTCGTGGTGGCGGGCGTGCTGTTCGGCTCGCTACCCAGGCGTCAGCGCTCGGCGGAGGCGCGCTCGGCCGAGTTCGTCTCCTCGTGA
- a CDS encoding ABC transporter permease: MLRFVIRRLLQAIPTLLVLSVLVFAWLRLLPGGPATALLGDKATPEKVAAMNNVLGLDQPIPVQYFKFLGRILTGDFGASLISGDGVLTEIARAFPATVELSLAALVLAVGFGIPMGYLAARYRGRFLDNATVLTTLVGVAVPVFFFGVLLKYVFAQKLGVLPPSGRQDVTIDATHITGFFTLDGLLTGELDATWDAIKHLILPSIALASIPFAVIVRITRASVLDVQQEDFVRTAESKGLTTATIRQRHVLRNALLPVSTTIGLQTGLLLAGAVLTEKVFNWNGLGALLAQGIERRDYPRLQALLLLAATVYVLVNLLVDISYAIIDPRVRVR, from the coding sequence ATGCTCCGATTCGTGATCCGTCGGTTGCTGCAAGCGATCCCGACGCTCCTCGTGCTCTCTGTCCTGGTCTTCGCCTGGCTCCGCCTGCTGCCCGGTGGTCCCGCCACCGCGCTGCTCGGCGACAAGGCGACGCCGGAGAAGGTCGCGGCGATGAACAACGTGCTCGGACTGGATCAGCCGATCCCGGTCCAGTACTTCAAGTTCCTCGGCCGGATCCTCACCGGTGACTTCGGCGCGTCCCTGATCAGCGGCGACGGCGTGCTCACCGAGATCGCGCGGGCGTTCCCCGCCACGGTCGAACTGTCCCTGGCCGCGCTGGTCCTCGCCGTCGGGTTCGGCATCCCGATGGGATACCTCGCCGCGCGCTACCGCGGCCGGTTCCTGGACAACGCGACCGTGCTCACCACGCTGGTCGGGGTCGCGGTGCCGGTGTTCTTCTTCGGTGTGCTGCTCAAGTACGTGTTCGCGCAGAAGCTGGGTGTCCTGCCGCCCTCGGGCCGCCAGGACGTGACCATCGACGCCACGCACATCACCGGCTTCTTCACCCTGGACGGCCTGCTCACCGGTGAGCTGGACGCGACCTGGGACGCGATCAAGCACCTGATCCTGCCGTCGATCGCGCTGGCCAGCATCCCGTTCGCGGTGATCGTGCGGATCACCCGGGCCTCCGTGCTGGACGTGCAGCAGGAGGACTTCGTGCGCACCGCGGAGTCCAAGGGCCTGACCACGGCGACGATCCGGCAGCGGCACGTGCTGCGCAACGCGTTGCTGCCGGTGTCGACCACGATCGGCCTGCAGACCGGTCTGCTGCTGGCCGGCGCCGTGCTGACCGAGAAGGTGTTCAACTGGAACGGGCTCGGCGCGCTGCTGGCCCAGGGCATCGAACGCCGGGACTACCCGCGGCTGCAGGCGTTGCTGCTGCTGGCCGCGACGGTGTACGTCCTGGTCAACCTCCTGGTCGACATCTCGTATGCGATCATCGATCCGAGGGTGCGGGTGCGATGA
- a CDS encoding ABC transporter ATP-binding protein, translating into MSEPLVHTEGLEVHFPIKRGLVLDRTVGHVYAVDGVDLEIRRGETYGLVGESGCGKTTLGRSLLRLVEPTGGRAVFDGVDLSTLKGEALRKMRRRMQMVFQDPLSSLDPRQSVESILVEGMRAHGLDKGPESTRKRLRELLDAVGLAENSLRKYPHEFSGGQRQRIGIARALAVEPDLIVADEPVSALDVSVQAQVINLLEELQDSLGLTYLVIAHDLAVVRHISDRIGVMYLGSLVEETDAGTLYDEPLHPYTRALLSAIPVPDPVVEDSREQILLAGDLPSPASPPSGCRFHTRCPWRQETRCDTERPALRELGAGHRVACHWAEDIQAGRITPHEVEPELVNARSSPDSAVPQAASVAELLEP; encoded by the coding sequence ATGTCCGAACCGCTGGTGCACACCGAAGGCCTGGAAGTGCACTTCCCGATCAAGCGCGGCCTCGTGCTGGACCGCACGGTCGGTCACGTCTACGCCGTCGACGGCGTGGACCTGGAGATCCGGCGTGGCGAGACCTACGGCCTGGTCGGCGAGTCCGGTTGTGGCAAGACCACGCTCGGCCGCAGCCTGCTGCGGCTGGTCGAGCCGACCGGCGGGCGGGCGGTGTTCGACGGCGTCGACCTGTCCACGCTCAAGGGCGAGGCGCTGCGGAAGATGCGGCGCCGGATGCAGATGGTGTTCCAGGACCCGCTGTCCAGCCTGGACCCGCGGCAGTCGGTCGAATCGATCCTCGTCGAGGGCATGCGGGCGCACGGCCTGGACAAGGGTCCGGAGAGCACCCGCAAGCGTTTGCGCGAGCTGCTGGACGCGGTCGGGCTGGCCGAGAACTCGCTGCGGAAGTACCCGCACGAGTTCTCCGGCGGGCAGCGGCAGCGCATCGGGATCGCGCGGGCGCTGGCCGTCGAGCCGGATCTGATCGTGGCCGACGAGCCGGTGTCCGCGCTGGACGTGTCCGTGCAGGCGCAGGTGATCAACCTGCTCGAGGAGCTGCAGGACTCGCTCGGCCTGACCTATCTGGTGATCGCCCACGACCTCGCCGTGGTCCGGCACATCTCCGACCGCATCGGGGTGATGTACCTGGGTTCGCTGGTCGAGGAGACCGACGCGGGGACGCTGTACGACGAGCCGCTGCACCCGTACACGCGCGCGCTGCTGTCGGCGATCCCGGTGCCGGACCCGGTCGTCGAGGACAGCCGGGAGCAGATCCTGCTGGCCGGCGATCTGCCCTCGCCGGCCAGCCCGCCGTCGGGTTGCCGGTTCCACACCCGCTGCCCGTGGCGGCAGGAGACCCGGTGCGACACCGAGCGGCCCGCGCTGCGTGAGCTCGGCGCGGGACACCGGGTGGCCTGCCACTGGGCGGAGGACATCCAGGCCGGGCGCATCACGCCGCACGAGGTGGAACCGGAATTGGTGAACGCGCGGTCGTCACCCGATTCCGCGGTTCCGCAGGCCGCGTCGGTGGCGGAATTGCTGGAGCCCTGA
- a CDS encoding ABC transporter permease, with protein sequence MTSMLRRKAERIDDLAESGGTSLAADAVKRMSRNPVAIIGAVITVLFVLLAILAPFLAPKNPYIPYDELRVNLRPDFIPGPMDGFVLGSDHRGYDFFSRLLVGARQTLIVGVVATLIGLTIGMVIGGLAGALGGWVDTLLMRFTDILLAIPSLLLAISIAALFSQGTQWTVIIAVAVVSVPVFARLLRGAMLAQRSSDHALAATALGVRRRTIVFRHMLPNSLGPVVVQATLTLATSIIDVAALSFLGLGDNNTSRAEWGLMLAQAQSLLDVKPSLAFYPAIAIIVVALGFTLLGESLREALDPKNRR encoded by the coding sequence ATGACCTCCATGTTGCGGCGCAAGGCCGAACGCATCGACGACCTCGCGGAGTCCGGCGGCACCAGCCTGGCGGCGGACGCGGTGAAGCGGATGTCGCGCAACCCGGTGGCGATCATCGGCGCGGTCATCACGGTTCTGTTCGTGCTGCTGGCGATCCTGGCCCCGTTCCTGGCACCGAAGAACCCCTACATCCCCTACGACGAGCTGCGCGTGAACCTGCGGCCGGACTTCATCCCCGGGCCGATGGACGGGTTCGTGCTCGGCAGCGACCACCGCGGGTACGACTTCTTCTCCCGGCTGCTGGTCGGCGCGCGGCAGACGCTGATCGTCGGTGTGGTCGCCACGTTGATCGGGTTGACGATCGGCATGGTCATCGGCGGGCTGGCCGGCGCGCTGGGCGGCTGGGTGGACACGCTGCTGATGCGGTTCACCGACATCTTGCTCGCGATTCCCTCGCTGCTGCTGGCGATCTCGATCGCGGCGCTGTTCTCCCAGGGGACACAGTGGACGGTCATCATCGCGGTGGCGGTGGTGAGCGTGCCGGTGTTCGCCCGGCTGTTGCGCGGGGCGATGCTCGCGCAGCGGTCGAGCGACCACGCGCTGGCGGCGACCGCGCTGGGTGTGCGGCGCCGCACGATCGTGTTCCGGCACATGCTGCCCAACTCACTCGGCCCGGTGGTCGTGCAGGCCACCCTGACGCTGGCGACGTCGATCATCGACGTGGCCGCCCTGTCGTTCCTCGGCCTCGGCGACAACAACACCAGCCGGGCGGAGTGGGGCCTGATGCTGGCCCAGGCCCAGTCCCTGCTGGACGTCAAGCCGAGCCTGGCGTTCTACCCGGCCATCGCGATCATCGTGGTGGCGCTGGGGTTCACACTGCTCGGTGAGTCGCTGCGCGAGGCGCTCGACCCGAAGAACAGGCGGTAA